AGCTACAATATTGTATCTTTTTAGTGATAGAGTAAGAGTTTACCTTTGAACGTGTATCCTTCAACTCAAAGTAATTGGTTTTGCTCTGTTTCAGCTTTTTTAGGACACAATTGTCCTTGGAGTCCGTTTTCTGTATAAAATTGGGATTTTCATATATCAGGGTCAGATCTTTTGCCAGGGTATTGTTTTCACTGGAAGTTGAGGGTTTCTCATCTCCAAAGACTGCAGATTTTGGATCATTCTGATGGGATTCCCCTAAGAGGTAGGTGCTGTTATTGGGCAAAGgttctttggctttggcttcggTTTGAGTCTTTTTTAGATCATTGATTTCCATCTTTATTCGTTCGGCACGTTCCTTCATCAATTTCTCTTTGGAGGTCAatgggtttttcttttttttacgAACTCCAATTTCTTTCCTCGATTTATACGAGGAGGCGCCAGttccagctccagttccagGTCCTAGACGATGCAATTTCTTGGGGCTATCGACCGGTTGAACAGTGTCCAGTCCGGCGGCCTCCTGTAGCCTGCGGATGCTCTTTCTACTCCATTTGCTGGTAATTGTCGGATTCATTAGGCATTCCCTGACATTGAAGGCTGTTTGAGAGCCGCTTTGTTTCTCCACAGCATTCAGGAGTTTCGTGGAATTCCACAGCTCCATGGATCCAATGTTCTCCTCTTCGGGTTCCTCGGGTATCGTGGATAGCTTGGGCGGCTTGGATACTTTAGTTTTTGTATACCCCCTGTTCTTATTTGCCGGGTCCTTCTCTTTGTTGGGAAACTTGGGATTGAAGTAATTATCCATGTCTATGCCCATTTtctgtatgtatttcttcTGCACTCCGATTACCTCCGAGTCGGTGGTCACCCACATGGTATGCTCATCCTCCGTCAGCCTGTATCTGGTTCTGTTCACATCCTGGCCGATCGGTAGCTTCCCCAGCTTGGGTCTCATGCCATGGTCTATGATGTTTGGTCGCCGGCGGCCAACACGTATGGATTCATCGGCCACTGCGAGGCAGTCTCCTGAGGTGTCCTGTCGTTTAGTCATTACTACTTCACTTGGAAACAATATATATCTCGTGGGCATGCTAGGCAAGACGTgctttgtttttgtgtgtctATGTGGTTTTGGGAAGACTAGTTTCTCCCTAAAGTTTATGTTATTCAAAAACGAAAAACCTCTTTCGACCGGACGGAAATCTCTTTAAAGCCTTCCACCATACCAGCGGCACGTGCCCCCACATTCCCATTGTACATataaatcgaatcgaatcgaagtCCCGGGGAATGGGTATGGAATGGGTATTGTCGACATCTGCTTCTGGTCTGGCGAACACATGAATCATTCATGAATCGTTTTGGCACAAATGCAAATCGTGCAAATCTTTACAACAAACAAATGCCGCCCCACCACTCCTGAAAGGGGGGAGGGGCTGCAGGGGTGGCCCGCATGCTGTTGGGACAGTGGGGAAAAACGCGAGCTAAACAATGTAAAATGTAAAATGTTAAATAATTATTTAAAACAGTCGAATGGAGGGGGTGGAGAACAATAAAATGTTAACTGTTTACTTTTTGGAAAATTTATGGCCTAATGCagctggcactggcactcccctccccccccccccccccccccccccctgcagATCCCTTGGGCTCTTCAGCCTTTGAtttaagcaaaacaaaaaaatcattCACACTGCGGGTTTGTATAAATATGGCAACACTGGACGGCAAAACATGGGTTTAATACATACAATATCGTTTCGTCGTCTCGCAGACGAGTTAGGgctaaatatttaatattccGCTCAACCGAAAGTGATGATTGGTGTTGCCACGAGGTTGGTTCTAGCCTGAAAGCCCTGTTTAACAGTTTAATAATCAAATCAAGGGGTCGGCCACAATAATCAGAGAGAAGTAAATATGTAAACTGCCAAATCATggcattaaattaaataacacCCACGGGCAGAGTGCacacaaataaacaaacagaGAACACACGCACTGAAATCTAGAGCCACATATGGCCTAAGGTCTTGAAATTTTAAGGCCAacccaaaaaccgaaaaatgCAAAAACCCAACCTGGCAATTATATTTATGTTCCCATAAATAGGCACAGCACCATTCTATGTTTACTTGAAAGCAATTAAAAGCAAACCAGTAGCAGGAAAAGCTAACCCGAAAGAGGTTGTGTGGGAATATTTACTTAGAAAGGATGGTCCCACTCACACCCATGTGGAAAAGCCTCGCAGTAAAATGGCCACTCAGGAAACGAAGTTCGTTTATTGTGTCAGGGATATAcagatgtacatatatgtatatcttttAGCAGGAATTGTTTCTCTATGCCCTCGCTCTCTGCAGCACACACAAATAACCTACGGGGCCATAAAAGAAATACGTTTACTATGTACTAAAAATTGAGTAAACGCTGCCATTAcacagcagagcagcagagcagcagagcagcagaccAGCAGAGAAGCAGACCAGCAGTCAGAGATCCACAAACACAGACTCCTACTCGTCGGCCCCAGTCATTCTTTGGTTCTATTTGTGCACTCGGATCTCCGTTTGCCCGGCTCTGGTCTATTATTTTGAGTGCACACAACTTGCCAGCACTAAGAACAGGAAAAAAAAAGGACGAGCACACAATGGGGACTGGGAACCCTTTTGGAATTGTCTTTGACATCAGGGGAGTCCATCGGTTTACCATTCATCAATTAATCCCGTTGGCAGCCTTTTGTGCAGCCCATAATCGAATTAACCTCGTTTAGGGCAAAACAATGAAATTGTTATCATCAGATTAGATATTCCATAGAATggaagagccagagccaaagcccACATcaaatcaaatgcaaatatCGACTTTAAAAATGCTTTAACTTGAGGCTAATGGAATGGAAGAGGCAGGCACCTGA
The sequence above is a segment of the Drosophila miranda strain MSH22 chromosome 4, D.miranda_PacBio2.1, whole genome shotgun sequence genome. Coding sequences within it:
- the LOC108162892 gene encoding uncharacterized protein LOC108162892, whose product is MPTRYILFPSEVVMTKRQDTSGDCLAVADESIRVGRRRPNIIDHGMRPKLGKLPIGQDVNRTRYRLTEDEHTMWVTTDSEVIGVQKKYIQKMGIDMDNYFNPKFPNKEKDPANKNRGYTKTKVSKPPKLSTIPEEPEEENIGSMELWNSTKLLNAVEKQSGSQTAFNVRECLMNPTITSKWSRKSIRRLQEAAGLDTVQPVDSPKKLHRLGPGTGAGTGASSYKSRKEIGVRKKKKNPLTSKEKLMKERAERIKMEINDLKKTQTEAKAKEPLPNNSTYLLGESHQNDPKSAVFGDEKPSTSSENNTLAKDLTLIYENPNFIQKTDSKDNCVLKKLKQSKTNYFELKDTRSKVEHNPKELAVIEPKSEAEKKNLLRICLAQNEDSLKAIQSSLQLVKELRQELERLETNRSIKFFNISLSKGTIRLLVTASFIINITVLLLALLVYVRLLFREPAAPTNWQFIQKYLPKK